tgtgaaaaaaataCCCAATACATATATATCAATTAGATGGACAAAAGATGCAAAAAAGAGATTGTGTTGTTATGATgatttttctcaaccaaaaaagaaatcaagtcGTACATTGCATATGAGCATGTTAACTCATTTTGGATATAATATGTTTGATAAGGCTTCATTGACCGATGGTGGGACAAAATTTATTATGGATAATCTAAGAGAGCTATCACGTGAGTTTGAAAAGTATATGATGGCTACAAATGGGGTGGAAGATGTTGGTAAAGGATGTCCTCAAGATCTTGCACATGATGAAGTGCAACCAAACTTAGATGGGGAGAAATCAATCCTTGATCCACCACATGTGAGAAAGAAAGGGATAACCAATGCTAGAATAAAATGTCAattggagaaaaagaaaagaaaaaaggtgaAAGATGCTTCAACTTCACAAGCTCCACAATCTACTTCTATGCTTCAAGAAATTCAAGTGAAAAAGATGAGAAGAAGCGTGAAAGATGCAACTAGTTCCCAAGCTCCACAAGCTAGTTCTATGATACATGGTATGTTCAAAACTACTATTTTAACCATTTTGTTCTTAGCTTTGCTTATTAGGTTTAACCATTTGTTATTGTATCCTTTTTTTCTTAGGAGATGTTCAATCATCATTCATTCCCCCGGAGATGTCTATTGTTTATCCCATGTTTAGCTCTACAAGAATGaatcaagaaattaaagtaGAAAAGATGAGAAGAAGTGGAAAAGATGCAACTAGTTCACAAGCTCCACAAGTTAGTTCTATGATACATGGTATGTCCAAAACtactattttaatcattttttttcttatctttgcTTGTTAAGTTTAACCATATGCTACTATTTCCTCTTTCTCTTAGGAGGTGTtctgttaaatattagcaacacgatgtgttataccatgttgtgtatgctagagtggatgcggaagatgaagcatagaataggaacatcaagaacacgagggttacgtggttcaaccttgacggcctacatccacggaggaatcccttaagggctacatctttattatctgagagtgtagtacaataacctcctgtgttacaatgaaccctaacatgagtatatataggcgactaaaccctagactactagtacaagcaggaatgggcttgggcctattacattgggctaatatgtctaatatatatctctaacaccctctctcaaactcaaggcggaagctcgatgaagacttgaggttggataagcatgagaagatcacttggagatgccttgaagaatgcctttgaagaaaccataatgaagaatgtgccaattgacTAATTTCGGAGTCTCAAATGCAGAAACGGAgcccaaaatcggaatctacgcgaaaaactgagcaagataggcccttttggaaattttgacttttggtcaaaagtcaacgcaaaaagtcaaagtcaactggtccagagtcaaagtcaacagtcaaattgctcacgggtcagatccgggtggtccgggtcgggtcggtccgggtcaacGGTCAGCAAGGTGACGTGGTGCTGACGAGACGAcactgctgacgtggctgatgACATGTCGCTGACGTGGACGTGCTTGCGTGGCTGATGACGTCAGATGACATCAGCTATAGTTTCCGGCGCGTGGAAGGCGCGTGAAGCATATGCCAAAATCATGGAGGCGCGTGAGAGCGCGTGTAATCTCGGATGCGGGCCGGAATTCGCAGGTTTCGTAAATCGGCGGACGAGGATGCCGATAGGGCGACGCGTGAGCCTAGCAGACGATCTAGAAGTCAGGAATCAATGGCGGCACGTGGGAGATTTTCCTTAGGCTACAGtcgcgcgtggaggcgcgtggcAAGGCTTCGGGTGACcggatttctgggttttggtcgCGGGAGATCTTGGAGCACGTCTGTGGTGTTGGTTTCATCAGGCGAAGCTTGGAGTTGCGCAGATCTGATAAGTTAAGTCACGgctttgcttgagtttgtggacCTTAGACACAGCACAGAGCCATGGTGGCTGCGAGATGCcgtggagtctagatccagcAGAGAAATATGTGTGACTTCAGATGGTGGTATGCACGTGTCAATCTTCTTTGCTGTGAGAGAtatttgtttgatgccaagaatggagtttggctctgataccatgttaaatatattaattagtaatattaGCAATGTGACAAATGtccatgttgtgtatgctagagtggatgcggaagatgaagcatagaataggaacatcaagaacacgagggttacgtggttcaaccttgacggcctacatccacggaggaatcccttaagggctacatctttattatctgagagtgtagtacaataacctcctgtgttacaatgaaccctaacatgagtatatataggcgactaaaccctagactactagtacaagcaggaatgggcttgggcctattacattgggctaatatgtctaatatatatctctaacatgtTCAATCATCATCCTTTCCCCCAGAGTTGTTCAATCCCATGTTTAGTCATACAAAaatgcttcaagaaaataatttaatatcacCCTTTAGCCAAGTACATTATGTCACTTTAAACTTTTTacattagaaagaaaaataaaaaagcctttTAACATGTTCTGTTTCTTAAACTTTTTAcattaggaagaaaaaaaatgccttttaacatgtacttttttttttttcccaggaCTCAACCACAAGATTCTGAATATAttggaaaacttttttggacAGTTTTTTGATTAGCAAACTGCACAGTCATATGCACAAGATTCTGAATATAATGGAGAACTTTTGGACAGCTTTTTGAATAGGAAACTACATGGTCATATGCATAAAATTCTGAATATAATGGAGAACTTTTTTGTATAGTTTTTTGAATAACAAAATGCACAGTCAGCTGCTTTTTAGATGGGATATCTAACAATTTGGATAATTGATACCTTTTGTAAAACTCTTTTGAATACCTTTTGTAATTAATGAAGCTACAAAAACATGTTATATTCTATATTTGCAT
The DNA window shown above is from Quercus lobata isolate SW786 chromosome 7, ValleyOak3.0 Primary Assembly, whole genome shotgun sequence and carries:
- the LOC115952699 gene encoding uncharacterized protein LOC115952699; the encoded protein is MDNLRELSREFEKYMMATNGVEDVGKGCPQDLAHDEVQPNLDGEKSILDPPHVRKKGITNARIKCQLEKKKRKKVKDASTSQAPQSTSMLQEIQVKKMRRSVKDATSSQAPQASSMIHGDVQSSFIPPEMSIVYPMFSSTRMNQEIKVEKMRRSGKDATSSQAPQVSSMIHGLNHKILNILENFFGQFFD